AGCGGATGCTCTGCCTCTAAAACACAGACCCGCGCACCGGCTTGCGACAGCTCATACGCCGCTGATAATCCGGTAAAGCCTGCCCCGATAATTGCAACATCATAGTCCTGATCACTGCGCAAAGGCGGATATTGCGGCGCGGGAACACTTGTTGCCCAAAAGCAATCCTTTATCGGATCATCCCCGTACGCCACCGGTTCATAAATGCGCTGCATCTTTACCACTACATTTTCCCTTGCGATTGAGCTTACTCCTTGGCTTTGTAATTTGATCAAATTTACCAACCTTTGCAATATGGTAATGTGGTCGTTCGCAGGTTAAACTGACCGTAAATCAGGTATATACAACCCGCATAACACCAAAAACTTGAAAGCGCACAGATGAAAGACGATGTAAATTTAACCAATGAAAGCAAAATTCCAGCGCATGAAACGGTGTATCGCAAACTAAGGGATCTGGTTCTGTTCGGGGAAATTGCCCCCGGTCAAGCGGTTACAATCCAAGGCCTTACCGATCAGCTTGATGCCGGAGTGACCCCAGTGCGCGAAGCCATCCGCCGATTAATCGCAGAAGGCGCGCTTGATTTTATGGGCAACCGGCGCGTATGCGTTCCATACCTGTCTGTGCAGAACGTCAATGAACTGATTTTTGCCCGTCAGGCAATAGAACCACAGCTTATTTTATTGGCCACGCAACAGGCAACATCCGAAGATTTAGACCATCTTTGCCAAATTGATACAGAACTGGATCAGGCGATCAAAATAGGGGATGTCACGGCCTATCTGCGGCGCAACTATCGCTTTCATAAATCCCTGTACGAGCTATCAAAAGCCCCCATTTTAGTATCAATTGCCGACGGACTATGGCTGCGCTTTGGGCCATCGCTTCGGGTTGTTTGTGGTCGGCTTGGCACCTTAAACCTGACTGACCAACACAAAGAAACGCTCTCAGC
The nucleotide sequence above comes from Rhodobacteraceae bacterium Araon29. Encoded proteins:
- a CDS encoding FCD domain-containing protein: MKDDVNLTNESKIPAHETVYRKLRDLVLFGEIAPGQAVTIQGLTDQLDAGVTPVREAIRRLIAEGALDFMGNRRVCVPYLSVQNVNELIFARQAIEPQLILLATQQATSEDLDHLCQIDTELDQAIKIGDVTAYLRRNYRFHKSLYELSKAPILVSIADGLWLRFGPSLRVVCGRLGTLNLTDQHKETLSAMRAGDAEKAARAIREDVIQGMEQVRHVMTQT